From the Bacillus sp. FJAT-22090 genome, the window GAATAAAGTCTTCTCGGAATTATCTGTTAGAGCTTTGAAGTATATAAAATACTGTGCAATCACCGTCAGTACATTGATAGTAGTAGGAATTATATTTGGAGTTATATTAGTTTCAAGTGAAGGTGAAGACATAACAGGTATTATAAGCTTGGGATTAATGCTCACTTTTGCTTCAATGGTGATTGGGATCTTTGCTACTGCTCTTCAAAAACTTTTACAAGAAGCAATCGACATAAAATCAGTGAATGACTTAATAGTCTGAGGTGGATTATCTAACTGATTTTAAAACAGAAAAAGAATTGATTCAAACTGTTGAGAATAATATTTACTACTATAACTATAAACGCTTCCAATAACGACTGAGCCACCGAGCTCCGATAGAATATCGAATCTCGATGGCTCATAGTCTCTTTAGAACTGTCTACTTGACACAGGGGTAAGTGCAAATTTGGTCCTTTTTAATTATGATTGAAATTTCAAGAATATAGTTCTTGCTATTATGACAGAAGCATTTGTTTGTATATCAAGGTTAATATCGTTATCTCAAAATTTATTTCAAAGCTATATTAGTGTTAAATGATGTAGAGAAATTTCCGGGCGACTTCCAAAACGTATATTAACGCCAGTTTGTCCTAATCCTTCGCTAATATAAAATGATTTTCCCTGATGACTATGCAATCCTTTTATCATATTTAAGCGAACTAGTTTCCCCATTTTTATAAGATGATACGGTTTCGGCCAATGAATTTGCCCCCCATGAAAATGACCAGATAGTAAATAATCATAAGGAACATCTTCCATGCTAAGTACTATGTTCGGATCATGAGTTAATACAAGATTGTATCCATCCGTCAGTCCTTCGTATGATTTATCCACGTTACTCCTATTTGTAGAGAAATCATCTATTCCAATAATGTTAATTTTCCTCCCATTATTCCATAGCACATCATTTTCATTTATCAACGTTTTACATCCATTCTGATCTAAAACTTGCTTTAATTTAATGAAATCTGGATGTCTTAAAACATAATCGTGATTTCCAAACACTGCATAAGTTCCGTGTTTTGGATTCAAATCATTTAAAACTTTTAAATATGGTAATAGTTTAGGGATAGTACGTTTACGATCTAAAAAATCTCCCGTTAAAGCAATCAGATCAATTGACTGATCTTCTAGAATAGAATAAAGTTGCGAAGGTGAAATGGAAATGTTTTCAAGATGCATATCTGAAATATGTAATACACGAAATGGATTCCTGTCTACCTGTGTATTCACATTGGAATTAATAAACACATTATTAAATAATACTAGCTTGGTATTTTTATATCCTTTATAAAATAAAAAAGACAGGATAGTTACAATGAAAAACGAAAACAAAATTAACAAGTAAATTCCCCCTCTAGGAAAATAATATAGGAGAAGTGAGAAGATTGTTAGCTTTAATTTATGGATACACAACCAGTTATGTTTATGATGAAACAAAATGAAGGATAATAATACTAAGCATAATAGCAAATTGATTACCGATACTAAGTGGGTTCAAAAATATATTTAAAAGAAAGGAGGAAGATTGTAATGAGGTTTCTTACTTGGGGTGCAATCGGGGTTGCTATTTTTGGTGTAGTTCGAGGGATGCGAAATGGTACCTTTAAACAATTTACTCAAAATATGCCGAACAAATTAAATTTACAGAACCTACAGCAAATGACTAAACCATTGCAACAAGCGACGCAGCCATTACAAGGGATGGCAAATAACCCTTTAACCGATAAACTACCAAAGCAGCAAGGCTTCTAATTTGTTGTAAAAAGATATAGAAATTCTCTTTTTTTATAAATTGCCTATAAGCTATGCCTATAATATTAGGCAGGCCTATAGGCTTTTATTCTTCAAGAAGCAATAACCTTAGATGTTTTACCATATTTTTTATATATCATATCTTTTGACATAAACAAGTAATGAGGATAAGGGGTCTTGTTACTTTTAGAAGAGTGTTTAGAATTTGAAAGGTAGTGGATTGGGTAAAGAGCAATCCGTTTATACCATAAATACGAAAGACTAGAAAATGAAACAGATTCAAACCCTAAACGCCTAAACCCTTTATTAATCATTGTAATACCAATGATTCCTTTTATTTGTTGATTATTTTTATGATGGATAATATATAATGCAAGATCAGGTAAAGATTCCTGAACTTTCTTATAAAGATAAAGGGATTTTTTAAAATTTTCGTCCTTGTTTTTCATTTCTTCTAATATACGGACGTTATGGAGATGGATCTTGATAAGAAGGTCATTTTTTTTGATTGAAGTTCCGTCAGAAAGAACTACTTCACGTCCTTTATAACGCGTTAACCGAACACGGAAAATATTATAATTCGTGCTAATTTTTTCAAGACATTTTAAACGAGTACAAAATAAGTAAACCTGGTCAAACATTCCCCATATTTGTATTATGAAATTTTTCATTATTGTTTACATTCCTCCTTGCATTTAGAAGTTACTATCCTGTTTAGATTAACCATTTCTCACTCTAATATTAATAAAAAATAGCTGGATATATTAGTGAATGGGGAACATACTATACAAAAAGACAGGTGGATGCATGTATGAAACGGATATTATTTATGCCCTTCTTGCAAATGTCATCTGGTCATCACCAAGTAGCAAATGGAATAATAGATTCACTTCAGGAGACTAATGACTTGTTTGAATGTGAAAAAATCGACATATTGTCGTACAGTTACGGAAATGTTGAAGGATTCATATCAAAATTTTATTTAAAATGGATTTATCTCTTTCCCAACTTATACAGCTGGTTATATAAGAAATCTGCATATAAATATAAAAATGAGGCAAAACGTTTTTATTTTTATGAATGGTTGTTCCTCTATTGGATGGAAAAATTGATTAAAGAAAAAAGTCCGCAACTTATCATTTGTACACATGCATTACCTTCTTATTTGTTAAACCATTTAAAACAAAAAGGGAGTATATCTGTTCCAGTTATTAATGTCTATACCGATTATTTCATAAATCAAATTTGGGGATTGGAATGTATAGACTACCATTTTGTACCCACCAAAGAAATAAAAGAAGTTTTAATTGAGCGCGGAGTCAAGTCTGATCAGGTTCTTGTTACAGGGATTCCGA encodes:
- a CDS encoding DUF2975 domain-containing protein, which translates into the protein MKDAAAHPETAYLQYPFLIGAYITVTPFFVALYQALILLRYIDQNKVFSELSVRALKYIKYCAITVSTLIVVGIIFGVILVSSEGEDITGIISLGLMLTFASMVIGIFATALQKLLQEAIDIKSVNDLIV
- a CDS encoding metallophosphoesterase, yielding MLILFSFFIVTILSFLFYKGYKNTKLVLFNNVFINSNVNTQVDRNPFRVLHISDMHLENISISPSQLYSILEDQSIDLIALTGDFLDRKRTIPKLLPYLKVLNDLNPKHGTYAVFGNHDYVLRHPDFIKLKQVLDQNGCKTLINENDVLWNNGRKINIIGIDDFSTNRSNVDKSYEGLTDGYNLVLTHDPNIVLSMEDVPYDYLLSGHFHGGQIHWPKPYHLIKMGKLVRLNMIKGLHSHQGKSFYISEGLGQTGVNIRFGSRPEISLHHLTLI
- a CDS encoding YkoP family protein, with amino-acid sequence MKNFIIQIWGMFDQVYLFCTRLKCLEKISTNYNIFRVRLTRYKGREVVLSDGTSIKKNDLLIKIHLHNVRILEEMKNKDENFKKSLYLYKKVQESLPDLALYIIHHKNNQQIKGIIGITMINKGFRRLGFESVSFSSLSYLWYKRIALYPIHYLSNSKHSSKSNKTPYPHYLFMSKDMIYKKYGKTSKVIAS